From Candidatus Binatia bacterium:
GACCTCGGGTCATTTTCTGCCGAAGGTCTTCCTGCTGCGAAAAGGCTTCAGGCTCGCCGAGAAGCCGGGAACTGAAGCCAAAGTTGCCGCCAAGGAAATCGGCTACATCTTCACCTACTCCACCAATAAAATCGTCGATCTGGTCGGCTCGGGAAAAGCCGCGGCCGGCGCGTTCAGCAATGACGATTACGCCAGGCTCGGCGAACATAGCAAAACCGGGATCGCCATCCTAGCGGAAACGGAGGCGTTTCCACGCAGCCTGGTTTCCGCCCGAAGGCTCCTGGACCCGGCCCAGCTCAATAGGTTGAAAGAAGTCATGCTGGCAATGCATCAGGACGACGAAGGCCGGAAAGTTCTGGAAAAATTCGACAACACGACCAAGTTCGATCTCTTGCCGGGCGGCGAGGAGGCGGTCCGGAAGAAGCTCGTAGCGCTTTTCCGATCCGGTGAAAAGACATGAAAGCTCCTCGGAAGATAGCCATGAGAACACGAATCCGCCGCCTCACCCTCATCGTTGCGACCGCCACGCTCGTATCGTCGATGATGCCTGGCGCGAAGAGCTGGGCCCAGCGTTCCGGAGACGCCACCGCCAAAACGATCACGTTGGGAATCGTTTCCAAGAGACCCCAGGCCCAGGTCGAAGCCGAATTTCGCGATTTCATCCGCTACGTGGCGCAAAAATTTTCCTCGCCTTCCGCCCCTCTGGCAGGCAAGGTCGCCGCCGCGGCCAACGTCTGGCAATTAGCCAAGCTCCTGGAAGAGGACAAAGTCGATTTTTACATGGACAGCCCCTACCCCACCTACCTCATCAATCGGCAGGGCGCCGCCATACCACTCCTCCGGCGCTGGAAAGGCGGCGCGCCCGAATACCGCGCGGTCATCTTTGCGAAGAAGGACGCCGAAGCGGTCCGCCTCGAAGACCTGCGCGGCAGGATCGTCGCGTTGGAGGATCCAGGCTCGACTTCCGGCTATTTTCTGCCGAAACTTTTCTTCGTAACCAAGGGATTGAAGCTCTCCGAGAAGACGTCACTCGACGCTGCGGTGTCTCCATCGGAGGTCGGCTACATCTTCACCTACTCCGCGGCGAAAATCGCCGAAATGGTGCTCTCGCGGACAGTGGCGGCCGGCGCGTTCAGCAACGAAGACTACGACCGGCTCGACGCCAAGAGAAAAGCGGAGACCGTTCTCCTGGGAGAGACCGAGAATTTTCCCCGCCATTTTGTCTCCATCCGAAAAAACCTGGACCCGGCGGCGGCCAACCGGCTGCAAGAAACTCTCGTCCTGATGCATCAAGACCCCGCGGGCCGCAAAATTCTGGAGCGGATCGACAACACGACCAAGTTCGATTTTGCCCCCGGTGGGGAAGCGGCGGTCCGGTTCAAGCTCCAGGAAGTATTCGGTCCCCAGCCCTAACCGGCAGTGAAATGAGAAAACTTCTCGTCGCCGTACGGCAACGGCTCGGCGCCGTGAGAATCGTGCGCCCGCTTTACCGCGCGCTCCCCTCCGGAAAGCGCTGTAAAGAGTGTCTCGTCCCTTTCCTCGGAATATTCTCCGTTCCCTTTCGTTTGATCCAGATTCGCCCCTCGCGCAAAAACCCGAGCCTCTGCACTCTCTGATACGAGCTGGCTCCCCCGGGCGGGGAGACGCGAAACGTCTCGGTCATGTTCGTGGACGTTCGCGGTTTCACCGCCCTCGCGGAGCGCCTTTCTCCCGCTGAAGTCGCCGGACGACTGAACCGATTTTACGCGCTGGCGACTCAGGCAATATTCCGTCGCGATGGAACCTTGGACAAAATGGTGGGCGACCAGGTGATGGCCTTCTTCGGCGCGCCGCTTCACCAGCACGATCATCCCCAGCGGGCGATCGAGACGGCTGTGGAGATCATTCGCGGAGTGATGAGCGAAGCAGAGGGATTAAAAGTCGGCGCCGGCATCGCCACCGGCGAGGCCTTCGTCGGCAACGTCGGCGAAGGCGCGGTCAGGGACTACACCGTGCTGGGCGACACGGTCAACGTGGCGGCCCGCCTCCAGGGCGCCGCCGCCGCGGGAGAAATCCTTGTCACGGAAGAGAGCTATTCGCATGTCGAGCCGCAATTCCCCGGCGCGCCGCGAAGAGAATTGGAGCTGAAGGGAAAGAGTGGAACGGTGGTTGCGCGCCTGATCGCGTGATCGTCGCGATAGATCGCGCTTGACCTATCCTGACGATGTGGAGTATGGCTTCATCCCGCGCCAGCATTAGCCCTCTAGCGCAAACTTTGCTAGAGTGTCGGTTTAGGAGGTCTCGATGAGCAAGGTCGAAAATATCGAACGAGAAATTCAAAAGCTCACACCGTCTGAACTCAAGGCATTTCGGAGGTGGTTCCACGAGTATGATTCCGAGGAGTGGGACCGACAAATTGAGGAAGATGTTGGGACCGGCAAGCTTGACCAATTAGCAGAAGAAGCCTTGGCGGCACATCGAGCTGGAAAGACTAAGGAGCTTTGAGACATTTTGCTGCTCCTAGCTTTTGGACCTGCTATCGGACCCTTCCGAAATCGGTTCGCGAACATTAACTTATGCAAGTCTCAATCCGGCTTGCCGTCTTAAGCTACTAGGCGTGAGTCGCCAGGCACGAGGAGAGACACATGAAGATCTGTGAAAATCGGCTCATCTTTTTCCTTGTCATCGCGTCCCTGGGAATCCTCTTGGGAGGGTGCACGTCATTTGTGCGAGTCTCTCCCGAGTGGGTCATCGGCACGCCAGCGTGCGATACTAGGTTGGCCGTGTATAGTCGCTCCTATTTCCAGGCACGTTACCAGGCACAGGTCTTTGCCTCGACGTTTTTAGCCGGATCGATCTTCGCCGTGGCGGCGATGAGTCAGTCGCAAGACGTGGACCGCTCGAAGCAGCGCTTAAAGACTGGTCCCTTCGAGCAGCTGCTCGGAGACTTTGACGTCCTAGCATACGTCACGCAAGAGGCAAAAACAGTACTTAGTCAGTCTCGTCCTTTCGCGATCAAGCTCTCGGAAGATCCGACTGCGACGAGCCGCATCATCACTGAGGTTCGATCTAGGGAAGCCCCAACAACCGTTCGCACGACCGCACCCGAGGGTGCCTCTCAGCACTGCATAGGCGCCATCAAGGTAACATACGGTCTCGGGGCAAGAACTGGCTTCGAGCAGATCGGATTCCGTAAGTCCTACCGGCCCTTCATTCACGTTGTCGGCGCCATTCACAGGGCTGACGGCGAGCGTGTGTTCTGGAGAGACGCGGTCATAGCCTTCGGCCCCGTTCGGTATCTTGGGAGTGGTGCGGATGCCGATCAGATCCAATCCAAGGAGCTTATCGAAGGCCTGCAAACCGCAGCCCGTGATGCGTTAGGGCTCCTCGTCAAGAGCTTGAACGGCGACCCGATCACCGAACGAGCAATGCTCGTCGATGGCAGCGACTCCGATCTCGCGCTTTGAAACTAGCGACAAAATATCATTACTATCACAACAAATCGAATGGACAGCCAGACTCTCAAAAAAGTAGCCTGCCCCCTCTTTCCCCCTCCTCGTTCCAGGCCCGCAAACAATGAGTGAGGACGCCAAGAAGCCGATGGAAGAGAACACCAAGAGGGAATTCGATGCGCTCCACGCACTGAGCGAGCAGGCTTGGCGAGATTGGGACCATAAATCTCGCCACGAGTGGCGACTTAGTTTTGGCTTGTGGGCAGCTCTGCTTGCAGCATCGGCCGCAATATTACAGACCACCTTCAGACCACCACTGGCGGCCGTCCTTGTTGGTGGAATCATCGCGCTCGTGCTCCACATTGTATTTCTAGCCTGGATTCAAGGAAGGCTTAGAGAATACAGAAGCGAATACCTCGAACTTCGCGCTCGAATGCCGGCTCCGGTAACACCAGCCAAACCCACCGGTCGGGGAAGATCTTGGTGTGAAAGTCCCTCGGTTTGGACGCAGGCGGGCATAACTCTATTACTCGTCGGGATTCTGGGCTTGGTTGCGATGTCGGAACCCTCACCGAGCAGGCAGCCGCCAAAAGGGATAAGTGATTAGCTAGGCTTAACTTTAGCTGCTGCGGACGGGCCCGCAAGCGTAATGTCGGTACGAGCCGCAGAGCTGGCCCGCTGCAGAGCATGACGCTAGGCAAATTCGACTCTGATCCTGTTTGCATCGCACAATGCCCCCGAAGCCCACGGAGAAAATAATACGATTTCTCAAAACAACCGGATACCGGCTTTGGCAGCCAGTTCGCTGGATGGATGAGCATCATGGATTCATGACGTTCCTTGCTACCGTTGTTATCGGCGGACTGACCGTGTCCGGAAAAATGGGGGTCAGAAAAATGGGGGTCAGAGAACTTTTTTCTTGACGACGTTGTAATCTGGCGATAGGTTCCGGACAAATCTATCGGACATTTGAGACGCCGCATGGCACGATCGCCACGAATCACCATTCCCGCTTATCCCCATCACATTATCCAGCGGGGAAACAACCGCGGTGCTACGTTTTTCACCGATGATGATTACCGGTTTTTCTTGGAATGCCTTCGACAGGCCAAGAGCAAATGTCAGTGCAAGATATTTGCCTACGTCTTGATGACCAATCATTTCCATCTTTTGGTCGAACCGGCTAAAGTTGGAGATCTTGGTCGATTCATGCAGAGCGTGGGACGAAGATACGTCAGGTACGTTAACGAGACCTATGGTCGTTCGGGCACGTTATGGGAAGGGAGATTTAAAAGTGCGGCCGTAAGTCGAGATGAGTATTTGATAGCGTGCAGCCGATACATCGAGCTAAATCCCGTGAGAGCCGGCCTGGTAACACAGCCGAAAGAATATCGTTGGAGCAGTTATCAGCACCGGGCATTGGGCATGGCGGATCGTTTGCTGGATGAGGACCCTTGGTACAGCGGGTTGGGGGCGACTAAGACAGAAAGACAAGAGAAGTACCAACACTGGGTAGACTCGCAGATCTCTCAAGGAGAGTGGGAGCAAATCCGACAAGCGACGCAACGGGGTCGCTTGATCGGACACGAAGCATTTCAGAAACAAATAGAAGCGGTGACGGGGCGGCGTTTAGTAGGCGAAGTGCGGGGGCGACCCAAGAAAACGACAGCGAGCAGAATCGAAAAAGTTCTCTGACCCCAATTTTTCCCCCAATTTTTCCCGCTTGTATCGGTCGTTATGGAGCGGCTCTTGAGTCGGCTAACTTCCGGTTCCAGCCGGCCGCGGCTGAACCGACTCGTTTAGGCAATTATTCGGGATCAGAAGTGGAAATAGAAAGAGGAAGAGCCTGTAGGCCGTAAGGCCGAATAACGAAAAAGAAGGAGGGAGCTATGGCGACAAAACGAAAGAGCAGTAAGGGAGGGCTGGATCGCAGGGAGCTGTTGATGCTGGGTCTCGCGGGCGCATCTGCACTTGTCCTAGGCAAGGGTAGCAGCGTGTTAGCTGCAGAAGCAAAAGGGGTAAATATAAAAACCGGCAAGGAGCTTGATTCAATGGTCCCAGGCTTCCCGAAAGTACGGCTGCGCGAGTTCACGCTCCAGGCCGGGGCGAGCACCAAAGCTACAATGAAAAACCCCATGATCTGCGAGTGTGGCCAGGGCGCCTTGGAGGTGACACAGGACGGTAAGACGTTCACAGCGAAAAAAGGTCATGTCTGGACGTGCAAAGAGGGGTTGGTAGAAGAGACCGCTAACAAAGGGAAGACCGTAGCGACCATGCGCGTCTTCGACTTGCTGCCGGCGTAGCCTGAGCCTCATGTAAAAAGGGGGAGGAGGAGATTGGGGTCAGAGAACTTTTTTCGAAGATACAAGTGGAAGCGATGACCGGCAGCGGGTAGTAGCGAAGCGCGGGACGCTGTAAAAAGTTCTCTGACCCCACTGCTGCCACTGCTGCTCCGGTCAACGTCGCCGCCCGGCTCCAGGGCGCCGCCGCTCCGGGAGAAATCCTTATCACAGAGGAGCTACTCGTTCGTCGAGTCGCAGTTTCCCAATGAGCCGAGAAGAGAATTGGAGCTAAAGGGAAAAGGTGGGACGGTCGTGGCGAGGGTCATTGCGGCTTTTAATGTTTAATCTGCCGCACCATACCCTGTCCCGGACAGTAGGTGTAAGTCTGGCGATCGAGTACTTTAGCGCCGTCTCTGTAGAGCCAGTCGAATTCCAAGCAGTGCGATACGCCTTGGTATTCGAAATCGAGCCGCGTAATAGTAATGAATTCCGTTCTGGTTCCGATTCTTCCGCGCTCGTAGCGTTTCTCGGTGACCTGCCTGGTTTCACCTTGTTTCCAATAGCCCACCGGAAACTTTAATCCGCCGGAAAACGTTCTAACACCCTCCTTGCTTGAATCCGAGACTCGGCCCAGACCATTCTTCACTTCATTCAAGGCGAACAACTGGAGTTTAATTCCTCCCTTCTCGTCCCGGTTTGTCCTCTCATAGACTAGGAGCGTCTCCCCCGTGTCGGGGTGTTCCCATTCCATCGGCCCTTTGATCTCCTTGTGCTCGCGGTCGCCAAATCGAAGCTCGGCGTTAGCCATTTTCAAGTCTCTGGCGCCATCCCATTCCGCCCCCGCCCAAAGCTCGACTGGGATAAACCTCTCCTTCTTGACGGAATCGAACGCGGCGTCCCATACGTCTTGACCGGCCGTTGCAGCGAAGCCGGCGACCGGCGACGCGGCGAGAAAGACGGCCAGCAAGATGGACGGCGTTTTACCCACTCGGAGACTTGGCATT
This genomic window contains:
- a CDS encoding transposase; translated protein: MARSPRITIPAYPHHIIQRGNNRGATFFTDDDYRFFLECLRQAKSKCQCKIFAYVLMTNHFHLLVEPAKVGDLGRFMQSVGRRYVRYVNETYGRSGTLWEGRFKSAAVSRDEYLIACSRYIELNPVRAGLVTQPKEYRWSSYQHRALGMADRLLDEDPWYSGLGATKTERQEKYQHWVDSQISQGEWEQIRQATQRGRLIGHEAFQKQIEAVTGRRLVGEVRGRPKKTTASRIEKVL
- a CDS encoding phosphate/phosphite/phosphonate ABC transporter substrate-binding protein gives rise to the protein MRTRIRRLTLIVATATLVSSMMPGAKSWAQRSGDATAKTITLGIVSKRPQAQVEAEFRDFIRYVAQKFSSPSAPLAGKVAAAANVWQLAKLLEEDKVDFYMDSPYPTYLINRQGAAIPLLRRWKGGAPEYRAVIFAKKDAEAVRLEDLRGRIVALEDPGSTSGYFLPKLFFVTKGLKLSEKTSLDAAVSPSEVGYIFTYSAAKIAEMVLSRTVAAGAFSNEDYDRLDAKRKAETVLLGETENFPRHFVSIRKNLDPAAANRLQETLVLMHQDPAGRKILERIDNTTKFDFAPGGEAAVRFKLQEVFGPQP
- a CDS encoding adenylate/guanylate cyclase domain-containing protein; amino-acid sequence: MAPPGGETRNVSVMFVDVRGFTALAERLSPAEVAGRLNRFYALATQAIFRRDGTLDKMVGDQVMAFFGAPLHQHDHPQRAIETAVEIIRGVMSEAEGLKVGAGIATGEAFVGNVGEGAVRDYTVLGDTVNVAARLQGAAAAGEILVTEESYSHVEPQFPGAPRRELELKGKSGTVVARLIA